A region from the Kribbella shirazensis genome encodes:
- a CDS encoding serine/threonine-protein kinase → MDQPPRIGRYSLVRRVGAGGFATVWLARDEQLDAEVAIKILSENWVEDEDVRRRFLAEGRFLRRVDSLYVVGVHDIGEAEDGRPFMVLTYADGGTLADKIKAGPLELGEAVRIITQVGRGLKHLHARGVLHRDVKPANVLFRTDPAAGDRAMLSDLGLGKALAEVSRITMPGGTPAYVAPEQVMGDRLDHRADLYSLGAVAYAAFTGQAPHGVASLGAVMQIDAPPPSMTTLRADVPDAIDVVVRRALEPDRDQRWPDLDSFLNALREAHTTGKVPAGLVPAAAMPPPAATGPVDQATALVSSEQSTVAAKPKRGRAGVLTAVAAVLLAAGGGYGGYQYVLTRPVTVEHENLSVEVPRAWGQKATDGQALLVSTDTSAWHSNQTVEGVYLGVENLSKLPTSIAAPEGCTAGAGTPGGSGDQQNITFTLDCGDSPRIVEQYREVATNTIVRIQVRTADEKIRTQVLDSAKYGS, encoded by the coding sequence ATGGACCAGCCACCCCGGATCGGCCGGTACTCCCTGGTCCGCCGGGTGGGTGCCGGAGGTTTCGCGACCGTTTGGCTGGCGCGCGACGAGCAGCTGGACGCCGAGGTCGCGATCAAGATCCTGTCCGAGAACTGGGTCGAGGACGAGGACGTCCGGCGCCGGTTCCTCGCCGAGGGCCGGTTCCTGCGCAGGGTCGACTCGCTGTACGTCGTCGGCGTCCACGACATCGGCGAGGCCGAGGACGGCCGCCCGTTCATGGTCCTCACCTACGCCGACGGCGGCACGCTCGCCGACAAGATCAAGGCCGGGCCGCTCGAGCTCGGCGAGGCGGTCCGGATCATCACGCAGGTCGGCCGCGGCCTGAAACACCTGCACGCCCGCGGCGTCCTGCACCGGGACGTGAAGCCGGCCAACGTGCTGTTCCGCACCGACCCGGCCGCGGGCGACCGCGCGATGCTGTCCGATCTCGGGCTGGGCAAGGCGCTGGCCGAGGTCTCCCGCATCACGATGCCCGGCGGTACCCCGGCGTACGTCGCCCCTGAGCAGGTGATGGGTGACCGTCTGGATCACCGCGCGGACCTGTACTCGCTCGGTGCGGTCGCGTACGCAGCCTTCACCGGTCAGGCGCCGCACGGTGTCGCCAGCCTCGGCGCGGTGATGCAGATCGACGCGCCACCTCCTTCGATGACCACGCTGCGCGCAGACGTGCCGGACGCGATCGATGTCGTCGTACGGCGTGCTCTCGAGCCGGACCGGGATCAGCGCTGGCCGGACCTGGACAGCTTCCTCAACGCCCTGCGCGAGGCGCATACCACGGGCAAGGTCCCGGCCGGGCTGGTGCCGGCCGCGGCCATGCCCCCACCCGCGGCGACCGGACCGGTCGACCAGGCGACCGCACTGGTCAGCTCGGAGCAGTCCACCGTCGCCGCGAAGCCGAAGCGCGGGCGGGCCGGTGTGCTCACGGCAGTCGCCGCAGTGCTCCTGGCCGCGGGAGGTGGGTACGGCGGCTACCAGTACGTCCTGACCCGCCCGGTAACGGTGGAGCACGAGAACCTGTCCGTGGAGGTCCCGAGAGCCTGGGGCCAGAAGGCCACCGACGGCCAGGCGCTCCTGGTCAGTACCGATACATCAGCCTGGCACAGCAACCAGACGGTCGAAGGCGTCTACCTCGGCGTGGAGAACCTCTCCAAGTTGCCGACCAGCATCGCTGCACCCGAGGGATGCACCGCGGGCGCAGGGACTCCTGGCGGGAGCGGCGACCAGCAGAACATCACGTTCACGCTCGACTGCGGTGACAGCCCAAGGATCGTCGAGCAATACCGCGAGGTGGCGACGAACACCATCGTCCGGATCCAAGTCCGCACGGCGGACGAGAAGATCCGGACGCAGGTGCTCGACTCCGCGAAGTACGGCTCTTAA
- a CDS encoding dipeptidase, giving the protein MTDLSAAIDRVLPSVRADLEDLIRIPSVSYEPARAADVQRSAEATAALFGAEGFTVKIVRAGDGAPAVIAKKPAPAGKPTVLLYAHHDVQPTGPVEQWTSEPFEPTERGDRLYGRGAADDKAGIAAHLAAVRAFGNDLPVGVTVFVEGEEEIGSPTLLQLLDEYSDELAADAIVIADSGNWEVGHPALTVSLRGLVESYVEVRTLDHAVHSGLFGGPIPDALSALCRLLATLHDDKGDVAVDGLHASRAADVEYPEDRLRAESSVLDSVRLTGSGSLVDRLWTRPAVAVVGIDAPSVAQASNTLVPVARAKVSLRVAPGDDAVKASAALKRHLEEHAPWGAQVTVTEGQTGQPCSVNARGAGYEAARSAFQEAWGVEPVDMGMGGSIPFIAEFQQTFPQATILVTGVEDPDTRAHGIDEGLHLAEFRKVCLAEALLLQNLANQA; this is encoded by the coding sequence ATGACCGATCTGTCAGCGGCGATCGACCGCGTTCTGCCCAGTGTCCGTGCCGACCTCGAGGACCTCATCCGGATCCCGTCGGTCAGTTACGAGCCGGCCCGTGCGGCCGACGTGCAGCGGTCCGCCGAGGCGACCGCGGCGTTGTTCGGGGCCGAGGGCTTCACGGTGAAGATCGTCCGGGCCGGCGACGGTGCGCCGGCGGTGATCGCGAAGAAGCCGGCTCCGGCGGGGAAGCCGACCGTCCTGCTGTACGCGCACCACGACGTCCAGCCGACCGGGCCGGTGGAGCAGTGGACCTCCGAGCCGTTCGAGCCGACCGAGCGCGGCGACCGGCTGTACGGTCGGGGCGCCGCCGACGACAAGGCCGGGATCGCCGCGCACCTGGCCGCCGTACGGGCCTTCGGCAACGATCTGCCGGTCGGCGTGACCGTTTTCGTCGAGGGCGAGGAGGAGATCGGCTCGCCGACCCTGCTGCAGCTGCTCGACGAGTACTCCGACGAACTGGCCGCGGACGCGATCGTAATCGCCGACTCCGGCAACTGGGAGGTCGGACATCCGGCGCTGACGGTCTCGCTGCGCGGCCTCGTCGAGTCGTATGTCGAGGTGCGAACGCTGGACCACGCGGTGCATTCCGGCCTGTTCGGCGGCCCGATCCCGGACGCGCTGTCCGCGCTGTGCCGGCTGCTCGCGACACTGCACGACGACAAGGGCGACGTCGCGGTCGACGGTCTGCACGCGTCGCGGGCGGCGGACGTCGAGTACCCGGAGGACCGGCTGCGCGCCGAGTCGTCGGTGCTGGACTCGGTGCGCCTGACCGGATCGGGGTCGCTGGTCGACCGGCTCTGGACGCGGCCTGCGGTCGCCGTGGTCGGGATCGACGCGCCGTCGGTGGCGCAGGCGAGCAACACGCTGGTGCCGGTCGCGAGGGCCAAGGTCAGCCTGCGCGTCGCGCCCGGTGACGATGCCGTCAAGGCGAGCGCGGCGCTGAAGCGGCACCTGGAGGAGCATGCGCCGTGGGGCGCTCAGGTCACCGTCACCGAGGGGCAGACCGGTCAGCCCTGCAGCGTGAACGCCCGCGGTGCGGGGTACGAAGCGGCGCGGTCGGCGTTCCAGGAAGCCTGGGGCGTCGAGCCGGTAGACATGGGAATGGGCGGGTCGATCCCGTTCATCGCGGAGTTCCAGCAGACCTTCCCGCAGGCGACGATCCTGGTCACCGGCGTCGAGGATCCGGACACCCGCGCACACGGTATCGACGAGGGCCTGCACCTCGCCGAGTTCCGCAAGGTCTGCCTCGCCGAGGCCCTGCTGCTGCAGAACCTCGCAAACCAGGCCTGA
- a CDS encoding metallophosphoesterase family protein encodes MTTVAVLADVHGVLPALEAVLGEPDVQAAERIVLAGDIASGPQPVETLDALTALGDRVVWVRGNADRELVEMARGTYDDQPPDAVSPWAAGQLRPDQVELLAALPTTVTVGDVLFCHATPRNDEEVVLVDSPIARWAQVFEGLPDEVRTVVCGHTHMSFARQVDRRLVVNAGSVGMPYGAPGPSWALLTADGVQLRRAPLDATKAAERIVSESSYPGRADWVAEYLLHNYSDTEALEAFRPRAEG; translated from the coding sequence ATGACGACCGTTGCTGTGCTGGCTGACGTTCATGGCGTGCTGCCTGCGTTGGAGGCTGTGCTGGGTGAGCCGGATGTGCAGGCGGCCGAGCGGATCGTGCTGGCGGGCGACATCGCGAGTGGGCCGCAGCCGGTGGAGACGTTGGATGCGCTGACTGCGCTGGGCGACCGCGTGGTCTGGGTACGCGGCAATGCGGACCGGGAGCTCGTGGAGATGGCCCGGGGGACGTACGACGACCAGCCGCCGGATGCGGTGAGCCCGTGGGCCGCGGGGCAGCTGCGACCGGACCAGGTCGAGCTGCTCGCTGCACTGCCTACGACCGTCACAGTCGGGGACGTGCTGTTCTGCCACGCCACACCGCGCAACGACGAGGAGGTGGTGCTGGTCGACAGCCCCATCGCCCGGTGGGCACAGGTGTTCGAAGGGCTGCCCGACGAGGTCAGGACGGTGGTCTGCGGGCACACCCACATGTCGTTCGCCCGGCAGGTCGATCGGCGGCTGGTGGTGAACGCCGGCAGCGTCGGCATGCCGTACGGCGCTCCTGGTCCGAGCTGGGCGCTGCTGACCGCAGACGGAGTACAACTGCGCCGTGCACCACTCGACGCGACCAAGGCGGCGGAGCGGATCGTGAGCGAGTCCTCGTACCCAGGTCGGGCGGACTGGGTCGCGGAGTACCTGCTGCACAACTACTCCGACACGGAGGCGCTGGAGGCGTTCAGGCCGCGCGCGGAGGGCTGA
- a CDS encoding histidine kinase — translation MFARRRKHFGTPADKATYATLHTASLASPHLREGLTPAAAGKASRHLRDLLGTAAIAICDASGVLAWDGIGGPYESNHRRDAKDIATPTLRSGRTAVLGAHDVACGDPQCPIRTAVVAPIVTEERVVAVLLAYSHNTSAALVRATEEVARWVSGQVELAELNKERTRAMEAELRALRAQISPHFIYNALAAIASFVRTDPERARELLLEFADFSRYALRRGGEFTTLADELRNVERYLVLEQARFGDRLKVSLQIAPEVLPVVIPFLVVQPLVENAVRHGLEGTTGVGNITIRARDRINEAEISVEDDGAGSDPEVIRAALSGESGSDSVGLGNVDARLRQVYGDTYGLVVETAVDAGTKVTFRIPKYSSGVHASP, via the coding sequence GTGTTCGCGCGCCGGCGGAAGCATTTCGGGACCCCGGCCGACAAGGCGACGTACGCGACTTTGCATACCGCCTCGTTGGCCAGCCCTCACCTGCGCGAAGGGCTGACACCAGCCGCCGCAGGTAAGGCGAGCCGCCACCTGAGGGACCTCCTGGGTACGGCGGCCATCGCGATCTGCGACGCGTCCGGGGTACTGGCCTGGGACGGCATCGGTGGACCGTACGAGAGCAACCACCGCCGGGACGCCAAGGACATCGCCACCCCGACGCTCCGCTCCGGCCGCACGGCAGTACTAGGTGCACACGACGTGGCGTGCGGCGACCCGCAGTGTCCGATCCGTACGGCGGTCGTCGCACCGATCGTCACCGAGGAACGCGTAGTCGCCGTACTGCTCGCCTACAGCCACAACACCTCAGCTGCGCTGGTCAGAGCGACCGAAGAGGTCGCCCGGTGGGTCTCCGGCCAGGTAGAGCTCGCGGAGCTCAACAAGGAACGCACCCGCGCCATGGAGGCCGAGCTGCGCGCGCTACGCGCTCAGATCAGCCCTCACTTCATTTACAACGCTCTGGCCGCTATTGCGTCGTTCGTCCGCACAGATCCGGAGCGGGCGCGTGAGCTGCTGCTGGAGTTCGCAGACTTCTCCCGGTACGCGCTGCGGCGTGGTGGGGAGTTCACCACGCTCGCCGATGAGCTGCGCAACGTGGAGCGCTACCTGGTGCTGGAGCAGGCCCGGTTCGGTGACCGGCTCAAGGTGTCGCTCCAGATCGCTCCTGAGGTGCTGCCGGTGGTCATCCCGTTCCTGGTGGTCCAGCCGCTGGTGGAGAACGCAGTACGGCATGGGCTGGAGGGTACGACGGGCGTCGGCAACATCACGATCCGCGCGCGCGACCGGATCAACGAGGCGGAGATCAGCGTGGAGGACGACGGCGCGGGCAGCGACCCGGAGGTGATCCGCGCGGCCCTGTCCGGCGAGTCCGGGAGCGACTCGGTCGGCCTCGGGAACGTCGACGCGCGGCTGCGGCAGGTGTACGGCGACACGTACGGCCTGGTCGTGGAGACCGCCGTGGACGCCGGCACCAAGGTGACTTTCCGCATCCCCAAATACTCCTCAGGGGTGCATGCCTCGCCGTAG
- a CDS encoding NAD(P)(+) transhydrogenase (Re/Si-specific) subunit beta, producing the protein MIPTWAQLGYLVAAVCFIVALKALSSPRSARTGNLIGAAGAVLAVVITFAAYKPDHLVPILIALLIGTVGGVVGSRRVQMTQMPQLVALFNGVGGGAAALVALLELGEVPGDATVAAIATAFTILVGAISFSGSIVTFAKLQELMTTRPVTFPGLPVLFVAAFLGGVALAVWLVSDPRVWVGVLLCLLGLAIGVMLVLPVGGADVPIVISLLNAFTGLTVAAGGYVLGNTLLLVAGTLVGAAGTLLTKLMADAMGRSVFNILFGAVRGGSTLGAGTASDRPVISGGPQDVAILLGYANKVIIVPGYGLAVAQAQHTLRDLVEELQSRGVKVDYAIHPVAGRMPGHMNVLLAEAQVPYEQLREMDDINGDFKTTDVVLVVGANDVVNPAARNTPSAPIYGMPILNADEAQRVIFLKRSMRPGFAGIENELLYDPRTTLLFGDARDSLTKLLAALKTV; encoded by the coding sequence GTGATCCCCACCTGGGCCCAACTCGGCTATCTGGTCGCCGCGGTCTGTTTCATCGTCGCGCTGAAGGCGCTGTCGTCACCGCGGAGCGCGCGGACCGGCAACCTGATCGGTGCCGCCGGTGCGGTGCTGGCGGTCGTCATCACGTTCGCGGCGTACAAGCCGGACCACCTGGTGCCGATCCTGATCGCGCTGCTCATCGGCACCGTCGGCGGTGTGGTCGGTTCGCGGCGGGTGCAGATGACGCAGATGCCGCAGCTCGTTGCCTTGTTCAACGGTGTCGGCGGCGGCGCGGCCGCGCTGGTCGCGCTGCTCGAGCTCGGCGAGGTGCCGGGTGACGCGACGGTCGCGGCGATCGCCACGGCGTTCACGATCCTCGTGGGCGCGATCAGCTTCTCCGGTTCGATCGTGACGTTCGCCAAGCTGCAGGAGCTGATGACGACGCGGCCGGTGACGTTCCCGGGGCTGCCCGTGCTCTTCGTCGCCGCCTTCCTGGGTGGTGTGGCGCTCGCGGTCTGGCTCGTGTCGGATCCGCGGGTATGGGTCGGCGTACTGCTCTGCCTGCTCGGTCTCGCGATCGGTGTCATGCTGGTGCTGCCGGTCGGCGGTGCCGACGTACCGATCGTCATTTCGTTGCTGAACGCCTTCACCGGTCTGACCGTCGCCGCGGGCGGTTACGTCCTCGGGAACACGTTGCTGCTGGTCGCGGGCACGCTGGTCGGCGCGGCCGGTACGTTGCTGACGAAGCTGATGGCGGACGCGATGGGCCGGTCCGTGTTCAACATCCTCTTCGGCGCCGTGCGCGGCGGGTCCACGCTGGGCGCCGGTACGGCGTCCGACCGGCCGGTGATCTCGGGCGGCCCGCAGGACGTCGCGATCCTGCTCGGGTACGCGAACAAGGTCATCATCGTGCCCGGGTACGGCCTCGCGGTCGCCCAGGCACAGCACACGCTCCGCGACCTGGTCGAGGAGCTGCAGAGCCGCGGCGTGAAGGTCGACTACGCCATCCACCCGGTCGCGGGCCGCATGCCCGGCCACATGAACGTCCTGCTCGCCGAGGCCCAGGTCCCGTACGAGCAGCTGCGCGAGATGGATGACATCAACGGCGACTTCAAGACGACCGACGTCGTCCTCGTCGTCGGCGCCAACGACGTCGTCAACCCGGCCGCCCGCAACACCCCGTCGGCCCCCATCTACGGCATGCCGATCCTGAACGCCGACGAGGCCCAACGCGTCATCTTCCTCAAACGCTCCATGCGCCCCGGCTTCGCCGGCATCGAGAACGAACTCCTCTACGACCCCCGCACCACCCTCCTCTTCGGCGACGCCCGAGACTCCCTCACCAAACTCCTCGCCGCCCTCAAAACCGTCTGA
- a CDS encoding NAD(P) transhydrogenase subunit alpha → MKIAVVRETRPAERRVALVPEQVAKLIELGYEVAVEPAAGERALFSDDQYREAGAEVAWGADHAATIVTSVQPLERERLQRLHAGTALMSFLPTNPPDVVRTATRAKLTAFAMEMIPRISRAQSMDALSSQALVAGYRAAIVAAERLPRFFPLNMTAAGTVPPAQVLVLGAGVAGLQAIATAKRLGAVVKAYDVRTAAAEEIASMGAIPIELELGTLDGPGGYAREMTPERAQLQRELLTPYVAAADALITTAAVPGRTAPMLVSRSMVEQMKPGSVVVDLASEQGGNVEGSVAGTELVIGDALVWGGANVPSQMAGPASRLYGQNIANLIRLMTRNAAFDPDFDDEIVRGCCVTHDGTVLHEPTRELLKGQSL, encoded by the coding sequence GTGAAGATCGCAGTCGTACGGGAGACCAGACCGGCCGAGCGCCGGGTCGCGCTGGTGCCGGAACAAGTCGCGAAACTGATCGAGCTCGGGTACGAGGTCGCGGTCGAGCCGGCCGCCGGCGAACGCGCACTGTTCTCCGACGACCAATACCGCGAGGCGGGCGCCGAGGTCGCGTGGGGCGCCGACCATGCGGCGACCATCGTGACGTCGGTGCAGCCGCTCGAACGCGAACGCCTGCAGCGCCTGCACGCCGGTACGGCGCTGATGTCGTTCCTGCCGACCAACCCGCCAGACGTGGTCCGGACCGCAACCCGGGCCAAGCTGACGGCGTTCGCGATGGAAATGATCCCGCGGATCTCCCGGGCCCAGTCGATGGACGCGCTGTCGTCACAGGCGCTCGTCGCCGGGTACCGGGCCGCGATCGTCGCCGCCGAACGGCTGCCGCGCTTCTTCCCGTTGAACATGACGGCGGCCGGCACCGTCCCGCCGGCCCAGGTCCTCGTCCTCGGCGCGGGCGTCGCCGGCCTGCAGGCGATCGCCACCGCGAAACGCCTCGGAGCGGTCGTCAAGGCGTACGACGTACGGACCGCCGCCGCGGAGGAGATCGCGTCGATGGGCGCCATACCGATCGAACTCGAACTCGGCACACTGGACGGCCCGGGCGGCTACGCCCGCGAGATGACCCCGGAGCGCGCGCAGCTCCAGCGTGAACTGCTCACGCCGTACGTCGCGGCGGCGGACGCCCTGATCACGACGGCCGCCGTACCGGGCCGGACCGCGCCGATGCTGGTGTCCCGGTCGATGGTCGAGCAGATGAAGCCAGGCTCGGTGGTCGTCGACCTCGCGTCCGAGCAAGGCGGCAACGTCGAGGGATCCGTCGCCGGGACCGAGCTGGTGATCGGCGACGCGCTGGTCTGGGGCGGGGCGAACGTGCCGTCGCAGATGGCCGGGCCGGCCTCGCGGCTCTACGGCCAGAACATCGCCAACCTGATCCGGTTGATGACGCGGAACGCCGCGTTCGACCCCGACTTCGACGACGAGATCGTCCGCGGCTGCTGCGTGACCCACGACGGCACCGTGCTCCACGAGCCCACCCGCGAGCTCCTGAAGGGACAGTCCTTGTGA
- a CDS encoding LytR/AlgR family response regulator transcription factor, with protein sequence MADSPLRALVADDEEPALAELVYLLGQDPRIGEIRTASNGPDALKILQATDLDVVFCDIKMPGLDGIDLARVLSKFASRPQIVFVTAYDEHAVAAFDLEATDYVMKPVRQERLAEAVRRVVTQGAPTALQSPEESEDEVIAVELAGVTRFVQRSTVRYVEAQGDYARLHTGQNSHLVRIPLSTLEERWRDAGFTRIHRSTLVALQHVDEMRVDGGRCAVRVGDDWLPVSRRHTRELRDLLVRSTSLR encoded by the coding sequence ATGGCCGACAGTCCCCTGCGCGCGCTGGTCGCGGACGACGAGGAGCCCGCCCTGGCCGAGCTGGTGTACCTGCTGGGCCAGGACCCCCGGATCGGCGAGATCCGGACGGCCTCGAACGGCCCGGACGCGCTGAAGATCCTGCAGGCGACCGACCTGGACGTGGTGTTCTGCGACATCAAGATGCCCGGTCTGGACGGGATCGACCTGGCCCGGGTGCTGTCCAAGTTCGCCAGCCGGCCACAGATCGTGTTCGTCACGGCGTACGACGAGCACGCCGTGGCGGCGTTCGACCTGGAGGCCACCGACTACGTGATGAAGCCGGTCCGGCAGGAGCGGCTGGCCGAGGCGGTACGCCGGGTGGTCACACAGGGCGCCCCGACCGCGCTGCAGTCGCCGGAGGAGTCTGAGGACGAGGTGATCGCGGTAGAGCTGGCCGGCGTCACCAGGTTCGTCCAGCGCTCCACGGTGCGGTACGTCGAGGCACAGGGCGACTACGCCCGCCTACACACCGGCCAGAACTCGCACCTCGTCCGCATCCCGCTGAGCACCCTGGAGGAACGCTGGCGGGATGCGGGGTTCACCCGGATCCACCGCAGCACCCTGGTCGCGCTGCAGCACGTGGACGAGATGCGGGTGGACGGCGGGCGCTGCGCGGTCCGGGTCGGTGACGACTGGCTCCCGGTCAGCCGCCGGCACACACGCGAGCTCCGCGACCTCCTTGTCCGTTCGACGTCCCTGAGATGA
- a CDS encoding NAD(P) transhydrogenase subunit alpha, producing the protein MTGSIALLTIFVLAAFVGVEVISKVSSTLHTPLMSGANAIHGVILVGAIIVTGATESTLVMIVGLLAVVLATVNMVGGFVVTDRMLQMFKGPGARKKELQK; encoded by the coding sequence ATGACCGGGTCCATTGCGTTGCTGACGATCTTCGTGCTCGCGGCGTTCGTGGGCGTCGAGGTGATCAGCAAGGTCTCCTCGACGTTGCACACCCCGTTGATGTCCGGCGCGAACGCCATCCACGGCGTCATCCTGGTCGGCGCCATCATCGTCACCGGCGCGACCGAGTCGACGCTCGTGATGATCGTCGGGCTGCTGGCCGTCGTACTCGCCACCGTGAACATGGTCGGCGGATTCGTGGTCACCGACCGGATGCTGCAGATGTTCAAAGGCCCGGGGGCCCGCAAGAAGGAGCTGCAGAAGTGA